The Topomyia yanbarensis strain Yona2022 chromosome 3, ASM3024719v1, whole genome shotgun sequence nucleotide sequence atcTTTGGATATCGAAGACCGATTGAATTTATTTCTAATAAATTACCGAAATAGCTGTCTTGGGACGGAAGGAGTGTCCTTCAGAAAAAATACTTTCTTTTAAACCCAAAACCTTGTTGGATTTAATTAATCCACACcttaattacaaaaaatatttgtataatGCCAATACTGAGAAATCAGTAAAAATAAACGATGAACATTTTGACAAAACTTTAAGTTGCTCAGATGATTTTGATAAGCTAGTGGCGGGGGATAAGTTGTACtacaaaaattttgataaaaaagatTTACCTAGATGGTTGGATtccaaatttattaaaaaattgtctaaaattttttttcagatatcTCTGAATGGTCATAAGCTCACAGCTCATCGAAATCAATTGAAGATGATTCACCAACAGCGTGGTCAGTCAAAAGTGTTCATAACCATGGGCATGAACGAATCCGAGAAGCTTGCCAGAAGTATTTCGGAAGATGACGACCTCCTAGGGTTGCCGGATGTTCCTATGGTACCAGAAAATATCCAATCGGAGAAAAAGCGTCATGTGTTGATACGTAGTCCTGTTATGACGAGATCGAAGGCCGCATCAACCAACTGAAGCAGTTAAacatataaaattaataatcaaACAAAGTCGTAATACGATGTCGaagtttattgaaattttcctgaTATATTTTAAAGAATAATTCTTGATGAATTCATCTAAAAAGGGGAGAATTGTAATATCCCAATGATTTTGGGTATTCTGCATTATGAGTGCATTCGAATTTGTACTAAAAAGATACTCTCATGAGAACAAATAAAGATATAGATCATTCGATCATTAGCCGTTGTCGTACACGGAGACAAATAATAATTCCTAGTGTTAAATTTATTGAAGTCGAGTGAGAAAACCAAATAGTAATAAATCATATAGTTTAATTATAAAACAAGGTTATTaaagacatatctttatgctcgacatcactacggttagattgcaagtggaaggtaatatctgatccccacggtagtgaccacttaccaattgtaattgcaatcaccactggttcaagaccatcgacaccaatcaatgttccctatgacctcacacgaaacattgattggaagagctacgctgctgagatatccaaaactatcgattcaacacaggtacttcccccggaggaagaatataagtttttgtccaactcgattctcgatagcgcgattcaaactcagacgaaacgagtacccgacgtgaacacccaaaaacgttctcccaacccgtggtgggacaaagagtgctcagacgtgtacgcggagaaagctgccgcgtataaaaccttccggaacgacgggttagttgctagttatcgagtgtacgcgatattagaaaagcgaatgaaaaatttaatgaaagataagaaacgcagttactggcgccggtttgtcgacgggttaacaagagaaacatcgatgagcactctttggggcacggcccgacgtatgcgaaaccgaaacagtactaatgagagcgtggaatattcaaaccgttggatattcgatttcgccaagaaggtttgtccggattccgccccggcacagaaaatctaccgcgccgcgtcgccttacaataccgcgaacgaaacaccgtttacgatggtggagttctcacttgctctcttatcatgtaacaataaagccccggggccagatagaatcaaattcaacttattgaagaatctgccagactctgccttccccagggctcatgtctaagcaccctcctctacaatttttacgtgaatgacattgacgaatgtcttgtcaattcctgcacgctaaggcagcttgcagatgacggtgtggtctctattacaggtcctaaagccgtcgacttgcaaggaccactgcaagataccttggacaatttgtctgcatgggccctccaactgggtatcgagttctccacggagaaaactgagctagtcgtatttttagaaagcgtgaaccagcgcaactacagcttcaattaatggatcaaactattgctcaggcttcaacattcaaatatctcggggtatggttcgactctaaaggtacctggggatgtcacattaggtatctgaatcagaagtgccaacaaaggatcaactttttccgtacaataactggaacatggtggggtgcccatccaggagacctaatcaggttgtaccaaacaacgatattatcagtgttggagtacggatgtttctgctttcgctccgctgcgaacatacacttcatcaaactggagcgaatccagtatcgttgcttgcgtattgccttgggttgcatgcactcgacccatacgatgagtctcgaagtgctggcgggcgttcttccgctgaaaaatcgattttgggacctctcatatcgattgctcactcgatgcgatattttgaaacccattggtgattgcaaattgcgaaaggcttgtcgagcttaattctcagacccgattcatgtccttgtacttcgattacatggcacagaacatcaattcatctacgtataacgtcaaccgtgctcatctcttagatacttctgatccaactgtatttttcgatacatccatgaaggaagagatttgtggaattccggatcatattcgcccacaagtggtctcaaatattttctataacaaataccatcaagtcgactgcgccaaaatgttctacactgacggataaattctcgacgggtccacaggcttcggtatcttcaacgaaaatcttgctgcctcattcaaactcaatgatcctgcttcaatttacgtcgcagaattagctgcaattcagtatactctcgggatcattgacaccctgccctcagaccattacttcatcgtttcggatagtctcagctccattgaggccatccgtgcggcgaagcctggaaagcactcaccgtatttcctggggaaaatacgggaatatctgagtgctttatctgaaaaatcttaccagattaccttggtttgggtcccgtcacattgttctattgcgggcaatgagaaggactctttagccaaggtgggcgcattagaaggcgacacttacgaaagaccaatttgcttcaacgaatttttcagtatctctcgtcagaggacgctcgatagttggcaaacctcatggagcaatgggcatctgggacggtggctacattccattatcccgaaggtatcaacgaatgcttggtttaaggggttggatgtgaaccgggactttattcgtacgatgtcaaggatcatgtccaaccattactcgtttgacgcgcatctccgtcgtatagggcttgctgaaagatcaccctatgtgccagtccgggacgtcctggcaagccgtgaccacccctatatttttcttatctatatctttttgaaaaccattgatgtccaagtttaatacattttaccctctctcattcacagtagaatctcaccaacctatccctgtatctacaatatggcattgcttcacgagtcttcggtgcatactcttcttgataaccgtctatccagaacatcatgacataccgcacatgcagatgatatagagtgccaataattatccgaaatatcgaccctcccctcgcccctgcgattacaggctggaaactacaacactacaacaaagtgtgcatatccgccacaatgatcaatcagcaaacgacgatgtcaattacacaatatgtatcccacttcctacctttctcctttacttacataagaggggagcaagccgcccctaaatacggctttcccttcccccactaacatgtgacatgtaatataaaaaaatgaattatcggcctcgttaagctacagcatttaaGTATTTAGTATTAATTATATTAAGTAGTATTTTAAGATAACTTTGAaggaacaaaaacaaatcttttgtatcaaacaaaggagagaacaactcaaatttagttgaaatttgaaagattctgttggtttttaacaaagggatcagttagatctaacaaattttattttaattcaacaatatttctatttaaaatgtaaacagaagtatttgctgaactaaaccaaatacatgcttttgaaaaacgcccatttcagtttgaaacagtcattctCCACGTTttacacgcagaagaatcaggccttttgaatcaacaaaacgtttt carries:
- the LOC131688996 gene encoding uncharacterized protein LOC131688996, translated to MITSSASEPVEDCQIIKKIGENHVLLAVQIPSPPERDPEKAASISLNGHKLTAHRNQLKMIHQQRGQSKVFITMGMNESEKLARSISEDDDLLGLPDVPMVPENIQSEKKRHVLIRSPVMTRSKAASTN